The following proteins are co-located in the Manihot esculenta cultivar AM560-2 chromosome 9, M.esculenta_v8, whole genome shotgun sequence genome:
- the LOC110623576 gene encoding uncharacterized protein LOC110623576, with the protein MALPKLPLLLFLSSLLLRAALGEIFCDDLPKDLCAFSIASSGKRCLLETYLKRSGKVAYLCRTSEVIVERLADHIETDECVKACGVDRNSVGISSDSLLEPQFSSKLCSTSCYLRCPNIVDLYFNLAAGEGAFLPDLCAAVRTNPRRSMMQLMSSGAAYGPVGSDMSRVSFTGAFPPAPAPIY; encoded by the exons CTCTGCTTCTCTTTCTCTCCTCCCTCCTCCTTCGCGCAGCACTTG GTGAGATTTTCTGCGACGATTTGCCCAAGGATTTGTGCGCATTTTCAATAGCCTCATCTGGGAAGAGGTGCCTATTGGAGACGTATTTGAAGAGAAGTGGGAAGGTGGCGTACCTGTGTAGGACATCGGAGGTTATCGTGGAGCGACTGGCAGATCATATAGAGACAGATGAGTGTGTAAAAGCTTGTGGAGTTGATAGAAACTCTGTTGGTATTTCTTCTGATTCACTTCTTGAACCTCAGTTTTCTTCCAAGCTTTGCTCTACTTCTTGTTACCTCAGATGCCCCAATATTGTCGATCTTTACTTCAATTTGGCTGCTGGCGAAG GTGCATTTTTGCCGGACCTGTGTGCTGCAGTGAGGACCAATCCCCGCCGTTCTATGATGCAATTGATGAGCTCAGGAGCAGCCTATGGTCCAGTTGGCAGTGACATGTCAAGAGTTTCTTTCACCGGGGCTTTTCCTCCTGCTCCTGCtcctatttattaa